A genomic region of Fluviispira vulneris contains the following coding sequences:
- a CDS encoding response regulator encodes MKVLIIDDDSDLLEMAARRMKKKGIDVLTALNLSDAFEILKKTTEINAIICDLFLANGENGIDFFENELNHIFKEKFILTTGDDSADNRIEKLKNSYSNFSCMQKPYSIDELLKYLG; translated from the coding sequence ATGAAAGTTCTAATTATTGACGATGATTCAGATTTACTTGAGATGGCAGCACGTAGAATGAAAAAAAAAGGTATTGATGTTTTGACAGCACTTAATCTCAGTGACGCTTTTGAGATTTTAAAAAAAACCACTGAAATAAATGCAATAATATGCGATCTTTTCCTAGCAAATGGTGAAAATGGAATTGATTTCTTTGAAAATGAATTAAATCATATATTTAAAGAAAAATTTATCTTGACCACAGGCGATGATTCTGCCGACAATCGAATTGAAAAATTAAAAAATTCATATTCTAACTTTTCGTGCATGCAAAAACCTTATTCAATCGACGAACTCCTTAAATATTTAGGATAA